The following coding sequences are from one Neodiprion lecontei isolate iyNeoLeco1 chromosome 7, iyNeoLeco1.1, whole genome shotgun sequence window:
- the LOC107221784 gene encoding UPF0193 protein EVG1 — translation MEPRTERVAIGVGAIHNPARAQYSEETRNLIKILMEESRLTMMQRKSIQDAVDRGESLPPPSATKTAKTKNEKFAEAQVMFPCVWKKRSQDIITKSGAYEREQFRRTAPLLNKEKQKRHLACIMAYGKDMPPTPHGPKLLHRGRKIMRKIPEDVDPLNEIVKSIEERIEFVHEMESLGQGKKYRPIIQQEIAQKLRLLEKIDKQRSADVKKIVQRFEPDKSSPKPPFPLGELDC, via the exons ATGGAACCAAGGACTGAAAGGGTCGCGATTGGCGTCGGAGCGATCCACAATCCAGCAAGAGCGCAATACAGCGAAGAAACGCGAAATTTGATAAAGA TTCTTATGGAAGAGTCTAGACTAACAATGATGCAGAGGAAATCTATACAAGACGCCGTCGACAGAGGTGAATCACTGCCACCGCCTTCGGCAACGAAAACCGCAAAAAcaaagaacgaaaaatttgCCGAAGCACAG gTAATGTTTCCATGCGTATGGAAGAAACGATCTCAAGATATAATTACAAAAAGCGGTGCCTACGAAAGGGAACAATTTAGACGGACGGCACCATTGC TTAacaaagagaaacaaaaaagacaTCTCGCATGCATAATGGCATATGGTAAAGACATGCCGCCGACTCCGCACGGTCCGAAACTTCTTCACAGAGGTCGAAAAATTATGCGTAAAATACCAGAAGACGTAGATCCGTTGAACGAAA TTGTAAAATCGATCGAGGAAAGAATCGAGTTCGTACACGAAATGGAAAGTTTGGGCCAGGGTAAAAAATATCGCCCGATAATACAGCAGGAAATAGCACAGAAATTGAGGCTATTAGAAAAGATCGATAAGCAAAGATCGGCCGACGttaaaaaaatcgtacaaCGATTCGAGCCTGATAAATCCTCACCAAAACCTCCCTTTCCCCTCGGAGAATTGGATTGCTAA